One Granulicella sp. 5B5 DNA window includes the following coding sequences:
- a CDS encoding sigma-70 family RNA polymerase sigma factor encodes MPFSDSVKEEGSVEVFVAEEYAESAEKIEATAQPDGQDGVLDDMGTLALHTGALEYEGRPSALPARQAEPPVPVDLTPEQVEARRRAAARGDFSLLTDAEVMLELRAGNMAAFDVLLQKYRKPIVHFMYRMVHNQAVAEELAQEVFLRVYRSRETYRAEARFSTWLYRIATNLGVNHARDTRHERSASTVYLDEPDAETGTTPDVADATPSAEANILRRERMMAIRQHVMALPERQKTAVLMHKYEGMDYKQIGEVLKLSESATKSLLFRAYQTLREKLKDFV; translated from the coding sequence GTGCCGTTCTCCGATAGCGTGAAGGAAGAGGGGTCGGTTGAAGTCTTTGTCGCTGAGGAGTATGCCGAAAGCGCTGAAAAAATAGAGGCTACCGCGCAACCTGACGGACAAGATGGGGTTCTTGACGACATGGGTACGCTGGCTCTCCATACCGGCGCTTTGGAGTATGAGGGACGGCCCTCGGCACTTCCGGCCAGACAGGCGGAACCCCCTGTCCCGGTAGACCTTACGCCGGAGCAGGTTGAAGCCCGCCGCCGGGCCGCTGCCCGGGGTGACTTCTCGCTACTGACCGATGCCGAGGTCATGCTGGAGCTACGCGCCGGCAACATGGCCGCTTTTGATGTCCTGTTGCAGAAGTACCGCAAGCCGATCGTGCACTTTATGTATCGCATGGTGCACAACCAGGCAGTGGCGGAAGAGCTTGCTCAGGAGGTCTTTCTCCGCGTATACCGTTCGCGGGAAACCTACAGGGCCGAGGCACGATTCAGCACCTGGCTGTACCGCATCGCGACCAACCTTGGCGTGAACCACGCTCGCGATACACGCCACGAACGCTCCGCCTCAACCGTCTATCTGGATGAGCCGGATGCGGAGACGGGCACCACGCCGGACGTCGCCGATGCGACGCCGTCGGCCGAGGCGAACATCCTGCGCCGGGAGCGCATGATGGCCATTCGCCAGCACGTGATGGCGCTCCCGGAGCGGCAGAAGACCGCCGTACTGATGCACAAGTACGAAGGCATGGACTACAAGCAGATCGGCGAGGTGTTGAAGCTCTCTGAATCTGCGACCAAGTCGCTTCTCTTCCGCGCGTATCAAACGCTGCGCGAGAAGCTCAAAGATTTCGTCTAG